The DNA region CCGCACCGTGTCGGCGAAGACGGCCGGGTCAAGCCTGGCGGCGGCCGGCGCGGAGACGACCGTGCCGCCCACGGCGAGCGGCATCAGCAGCTCGGCCATGGAGATGTCGAACGACGGCGCGGTGAGCGCCAGCATGGAGTCCCCCGGCCCGAACCCGGGCACCGTCGCGAGCGCGTCGAGCCTGCTCAGCAGCGACTCGTGCGGGACGACGACGCCCTTGGGACGGCCGGTCGAGCCGGAGGTGTACATGATGTACGCGGCGTCCTCCGCCGCGGCGCCGCCCTCCGCCGCGGCGCCGCCCTCCGCCGCGGCGCCGCCCTCGGCCCCGGCACGCGGGCCGTCCGCGCCGGCGGAGGCGTCGGCACGGGCCTCGGCGGTGAGGGGCAGCACGGAGAGGCCGGCGTCCGGCTCCTCGGCGACGAGGACGCGCGGCGCGGCGTCCGACAGCACGAACTCCCGGTGCAGCGCCGGGCTGTCGGCGCTGAGCGGCAGCACCGGGCAGCGCAGTGCCGCGGCGGCGAGCAGCACCGGGACGGCCGCGCTCGACCGCCCCACGGTCAGCGCCACGACGTCGCCCGGCCGGCAGTGCGCGGCGAGCCTGTCGCGCAACGCACCGGCGCGGTCGGCGAGTTGCGCGTAGGTCAGGTCCTCGCCGTCGCCGCGCAGGGCGACCGCGAGCGGCGTGTGCGCCGCGTGCCGCAGCACGGCGTCCCACACCGTGGCCGTCACCGCGGCCCGCCCGTGGAGTCCGCCTGCTCACCGGCCCGCGCCGCGTAGGCGGCCAGCAGTTCGGGCGTGGGGTGCTCCACCACGTCGATCAGCTCCAGAGCGGTGCCCCAGGCCCGCTCGATCTCCGCGAGCAGCCGGAGCGCCAGGACCGACGTCCCGCCCATGTCGAAGAAATTGTCCTCGGGCTCGATGTCGGTCTCCAGCAGCCGCGCGAACAGCGCGGCCATGTCGCCTGCGGTCATCGTTCGGCCTCCCTGACGGTCGTCTGGTCGTCGGCAACGGGTCGTGCGGGTGCGGCGGGCGCGGACCCCGGCGGGCGAGCGCCCGGGACGGGTACGGGACGCGGCGCGCTCCCGGGCGCGGCGCCGGAGCCGGCGCCGGCGCCGGAGAGCGCGTCCAGCCACGTACGGTCGCGGACCGGCCGCCCTGCCTCGTCCGCGTAGCCGATCCGGTGGACCAGGAACTCCGTCACCCCGACGAAGCGTTCGCGCAGCTGCGCGTGGTCGTCGCCGACCACCCACAGCCGGGCGGTCATGCCGAGCGTCCCGTGGCGCCAGTGCACCTGGTCGCCGGGTGCGGCCAGCATGTCCACCGCGATCACGCCGGGCAGCGCGGCGAGTGCCTCGCGGGCCGGCACCGCCGTCACCCGCCGTGCGGCGGGCGGCGGCTGGTGCAGGACCAGGGCGACGCAGCGCCGCCAGCGCGGTTCGAGCACGGGCGGGTGTCCCAGCGCGCAGGCCACCGCCTGGCGGCCCAGGTCCGCGCCGGAGGCCAGCCGCAGCCCGCGGGCCACGAAGCCGCCGATCCGGCCGTTGATCTCGATGATCTCCGGACCTGCGGCGGTCGACTTCAGCTCCACGTGGAAGGCGCCCTTGGTCGCGCCGACCGCGGCGAGCGCGCGGCGCGCCACGGCGGCGTACGCACGCTGCTCGTCCTCGGGCAACGGGGACGGCAGGATCAGGCCGGTCTCCCGGAACGGCCAGGCGAGCGGCGGCCGCGAGGAGACCAGCGCGGGGGCGTCGGCGACGTCCGAGGTAGGGGCGTCGTGCCCGGCGGGGGCTCCGGGTCCGCTGTGCTCGTCCGGCCGCACGCCGCCGAGCAGGACGTCGGCCGATCCGTAGTCGGCCACCCACGAGGGCACGAAGGACGTCCCGGCCGGGTGGCCCGCGATGAACTCCTCGGCGTAGAGCCCGTGCGGCCAGCCGTCGGCCCCGCCGTCTCCGCCGGCCGACCCGCCGCCCGCACGGCCGCCCGCACCGCCGCCCGCACCGCCGACGCCGCCCGGACCGGTCCTCGTGTCCGGGCCGGGGTCCCGGCCGGGGTCCCGGCGCGCGCGGCGGTCAGCGTCAGCCGCGGCCATGAACGCGTCGACGTCGGCGGGTCCCTTCAGCTGCCAGGTGTCGCGGCTGGCGAAGCCGTCGACGGGCTTGACGACGAAGGGGAAGCCGACCTCGGCCGCGAAGGCGCGCAGGGCGCCGGCGTCGGGGAGGGGGGCCGAGCGGACCCCGGAGACGCCGGCCCGGCGCAGGGCGTGGCGCTGGAGGTCCTTGCGGCCCCACGCGACGCGGTTGCCGTCGTAGCCGCAAGCCTCGCGGTCGAGCACCGCGGCGAGGGCGCAGAGCTGCTCGGTGAAGGTGGTCACGGCGTCCGCGCCGGCCTCGCGGACCGCGGCGAGGCAGGCCGCCGGATCGGCGAAGTCCACCCGCTCGGCCGGCCCGAGAGCGCGGCACACCTCGTACAGCGGCTCCGACGCGGGGTCGCGCGCGTCGAGCAGGAACCGCGGCTCGGCCAGCCCCTTGCAGGCCAGCACGAGATCGGTGGGCGTCAGGGAGCCGCCTGGCCCGACGAGCACCACGACACGGACGCCGTCACCGCGCCGCCCCGGCCAGACGTGCGGTCGCTGGGCCATCGAGGAAACCTCCGTACTGCGTCTCGAACACGGCGCCGCGGCCCTCCTTGGTGGAGCGGGCCGCCGCGCCGAGGCGGATGGTGCGCAGGCCGCGGTCGCGGGCGTAGCGCAGGGGGGTGTGCACGAGCAGGTCCAGGTAGGCGGCCAGTCGGGCGGGTCCCGGCTCGCCGCCGAGCCCGATCTCGACCATGTCCAGCTCGTCCGCCCAGACGCGTGCCGTGGTGTAGCCCTCCGCGGCGCCGAACCGGGCGGTGAACGCGACGAGTTCGACGCCGGGACAGCGGTCCCACAGCCGGGTGCGCATCTTCACGAACTCCGCGTGGTCGGGGCGGCCCTTGCGCTGGTTGTGCGCGGCGATCAGCGCGGCCGCGCGGTCCTCGACGTCGTTCCACCGCCCGGCGGTGACGCGGACGCGGGAGGCGGTGATCAGGTCGCGGTCGGCCCGCAGGTTGCGCCGGGCCCTGCGGCCGAGCCGGTCGGTCCAGCGCGGGTCGGTGACGTCGCCGGGCAGCCGCGCGTCCTGGCCGAGCGGCGCCCACACCGCCGCGTCGCCGCAGACCGCCGTGACGGCGTCGCGCACCCAGCCGTAGACGTACGGCAGCGCGAGGCCGCGGCCCTCCGCCGCCGCCACGCCCGCGAGCGCGCCGAGCACCGGCCGCAACAGCGCGGGCGACCGCAGCTGCGCGGCCACCGGGAAGCC from Actinacidiphila sp. DG2A-62 includes:
- a CDS encoding phosphopantetheine-binding protein, coding for MTAGDMAALFARLLETDIEPEDNFFDMGGTSVLALRLLAEIERAWGTALELIDVVEHPTPELLAAYAARAGEQADSTGGPR